A genomic stretch from Setaria viridis chromosome 1, Setaria_viridis_v4.0, whole genome shotgun sequence includes:
- the LOC117861338 gene encoding uncharacterized protein, with product MPGSQNGGPRPRLAKVETIHGLARAGDLAGVQRKLRENPALLNDKNPVMCQTPLHVAAGYNNTEIVKFLLNWQGTETVDLEAKNMYGETPLHMAVKNSSCESTNLLLERGAHIEAKANNGMTPLHLAVWHALQAGDYSTVSVLLSYNADCFAKDDEGKMPLNHIPGGAGSEKLLKLLSRHMEEQRKRKALMSCCEGKAMAEFEEAISQIVGLQELKMQLRRWARGMLFDEKRRAMGLGIASRRAPHMAFLGNPGTGKTMVARILGKLLHMVGILPTDKVIEVQRTDLVGEFVGHTGPKTRRKIQDAEGGILFVDEAYRLIPMQKSDDKDYGLEALEEIMSVMDSGKIVVIFAGYCEPMKRVITSNDGFCRRVTKFFYFDDFSTTELAEILHMKMKNPSESSLLYGFKLHPSCSIEVTGELIGRETTEERRKQMNGGLVDTLLINARENLDLRLDFNCNDADTMITITLEDLEEGLRQISRQRQLQ from the exons atgcCGGGGAGCCAGAACGGGGGCCCGAGGCCGCGGCTGGCCAAGGTCGAGACCATCCACGGCCTCGCGCGCGCGGgcgacctcgccggcgtccAGAGGAAGCTGCGGGAGAATCCCGCCCTCCTCAACGATAAGAACCCCGTG ATGTGTCAAACACCACTTCATGTTGCTGCTGGCTACAATAATACAGAAATAGTTAAGTTCTTGCTTAACTGGCAAGGTACCGAAACTGTTGATCTGGAGGCAAAGAACATG TATGGAGAGACTCCTCTGCATATGGCAGTGAAAAATAGTTCTTGTGAATCAACAAATCTACTCCTTGAACGTGGTGCACACATAGAAGCCAAAGCCAAT AACGGAATGACACCATTGCATTTAGCTGTCTGGCATGCACTTCAAGCTGGAGATTACAGCACCGTCAGCGTGTTGCTCAGCTACAACGCGGATTGCTTTGCAAAAGATGAT GAAGGCAAAATGCCCTTAAACCATATTCCTGGAGGAGCTGGTAGTGAGAAGTTGCTGAAGCTCCTCAGTCGTCATATGGAAGAGCAAAGAAAACGGAAAGCCCTCATGTCATGCTGTGAAGGGAAAGCAATGGCAGAGTTTGAAGAGGCAATATCACAAATTGTTGGACTGCAAGAGCTAAAAATGCAATTACGTCGATGGGCAAGGGGAATGCTTTTTGATGAGAAGCGGCGGGCTATGGGCTTAGGGATTGCTAGCAGAAGAGCTCCCCATATGGCATTTCTTGGCAATCCAGGAACTG GTAAAACTATGGTTGCTCGAATTCTCGGAAAGCTACTCCATATGGTTGGAATTCTCCCCACTGACAAAGTTATTGAAGTTCAGCGAACTGATCTTGTTGGAGAATTTGTGGGGCATACTGGACCAAAGACTAGGAGGAAG ATACAGGATGCTGAGGGAGGTATTCTTTTTGTCGACGAAGCATACAGGTTGATACCAATGCAAAAATCCGATGACAAGGATTATGGTTTAGAAGCCTTGGAGGAGATAATGTCTGTAATGGACAGTGGCAAGATAGTTGTCATATTTGCTGGGTACTGTGAGCCCATGAAGCGTGTCATCACCTCAAATGATGGCTTCTGTAGGAGAGTCACCAAATTCTTCTATTTCGATGATTTCAGCACGACAGAACTAGCTGAGATCCTacatatgaagatgaagaaccCAAGTGAGAGCAGCTTACTTTATGGGTTCAAGCTGCACCCAAGCTGCAGCATTGAGGTCACTGGAGAGCTGATTGGCAGAGAAACCACTGAAGAGCGGCGGAAACAGATGAATGGAGGCCTTGTAGACACGCTGCTCATCAATGCCCGTGAAAACCTGGACCTACGCCTTGATTTCAACTGCAACGATGCTGATACTATGATCACGATCACATTGGAAGACCTGGAAGAGGGGCTTCGGCAGATCTCCAGACAACGGCAGTTGCAGTGA
- the LOC117861321 gene encoding pentatricopeptide repeat-containing protein At3g16010 — protein sequence MARRGAQLLAARGISSSPCLARRINQTESEIVRMFHPPVRQSEEAIATIGPRYTHSVRVLDERFIRILKIFKWGPDAEKALEVLMLRVDHWLVREVMKTDVGVNVKMQFFRWAAKRRNYEHDTSTYMALIRCLEVIEQYGEMWKMIQEMVRNPICVVTPTELSEVIRMLGNAKMISKAIAIFYQIKTRKCQPTAQAYNSMIIMLMHEGQYEKVHELYNEMSNEGHCFPDTVTYSALIFTFCKLGRRDSAIQLLNEMKENGMQPTAKIYTMLIALFFKLDDVHGALSLFEEMRYQYCRPDVFTYTELIRGLGKAGRIDEAYHFFHEMQREGCRPDTIVMNNMINFLGKAGRLDDAIKLFQEMGTLRCIPSVVTYNTIIKALFESKPHASEVPSWLERMKESGISPSSFTYSILIDGFCKTNRTEKAMLLLEEMDGKGFPPCPAAYCSLIDALGKAKRYDLACELFQELKENCGSSSARVYAVMIKHLGKAGRLNDAINMFEEMNKLGCTPDVYAYNALMSGLARKGMLDEALTTMRRMQEHGCIPDINSYNIILNGLAKVGGPHRAMEMLSNMKQSAIRPDAVSYNTVLGALSHAGMFEAAAKLMKEMNTLGFEYDLITYSSILEAIGNVDHA from the exons ATGGCGCGCCGCGGCGCACAGCTCCTCGCGGCCCGTGGGATATCCTCTTCGCCGTGCCTCGCTCGTAGGATCAATCAAACAG AAAGTGAGATTGTTCGGATGTTTCATCCTCCAGTACGTCAGAGTGAGGAGGCAATAGCAACCATTGGGCCAAGGTACACGCACTCCGTACGTGTCTTGGATGAGAGGTTCATTAGGATCCTGAAGATTTTCAAGTGGGGCCCTGATGCTGAGAAGGCACTGGAGGTTCTCATGCTTAGAGTTGATCACTGGTTGGTACGGGAGGTTATGAAAACTGATGTTGGGGTCAATGTGAAGATGCAGTTCTTCAGATGGGCTGCAAAGAGGAGGAATTATGAGCATGATACATCCACTTACATGGCCTTGATACGTTGTTTGGAGGTAATAGAGCAGTATGGTGAGATGTGGAAGATGATCCAAGAAATGGTACGGAATCCCATTTGTGTTGTCACCCCGACAGAGCTGTCAGAGGTAATCCGGATGCTGGGGAATGCTAAAATGATCAGCAAGGCTATTGCAATCTTCTACCAAATCAAAACACGGAAGTGTCAGCCAACTGCGCAGGCATATAACAGCATGATAATAATGTTGATGCATGAGGGGCAATATGAGAAAGTCCATGAACTATACAATGAGATGAGCAACGAGGGTCATTGCTTTCCGGACACTGTGACATACAGTGCACTAATTTTCACTTTCTGCAAACTCGGTCGCCGTGATTCAGCAATTCAGTTGTTGAATGAGATGAAGGAGAACGGAATGCAGCCAACTGCTAAGATATATACCATGTTAATAGCTTTGTTCTTCAAATTGGATGATGTTCATGGAGCATTGAGTTTGTTTGAAGAGATGAGGTATCAGTACTGCCGACCAGATGTGTTTACTTACACTGAGTTGATCAGAGGCCTTGGTAAAGCTGGGAGAATAGATGAAGCGTATCACTTCTTCCATGAAATGCAACGGGAAGGCTGCAGGCCGGACACAATTGTTATGAATAATATGATAAATTTCTTAGGCAAAGCTGGTCGTTTGGATGATGCTATTAAGCTGTTTCAGGAGATGGGAACGTTGCGGTGCATTCCTAGTGTTGTGACATACAACACTATAATAAAAGCACTTTTTGAATCAAAACCTCATGCTTCTGAGGTTCCATCATGGTTAGAGAGAATGAAGGAAAGTGGAATATCCCCTAGTTCATTCACCTATTCTATCCTGATTGATGGATTCTGCAAAACCAACAGGACAGAGAAGGCCATGTTGCTACTGGAGGAGATGGATGGGAAGGGCTTCCCTCCATGTCCAGCGGCATATTGCAGCCTGATTGATGCTCTTGGAAAAGCTAAGCGCTATGATCTTGCTTGTGAGCTTTTTCAGGAACTAAAAGAAAATTGTGGCTCCTCCAGTGCTCGGGTATATGCAGTGATGATAAAACATTTAGGAAAGGCGGGACGGCTTAATGATGCTATAAATATGTTTGAGGAAATGAATAAACTTGGTTGTACTCCTGATGTTTATGCTTACAATGCTCTCATGTCTGGATTAGCAAGAAAGGGCATGCTTGATGAAGCTCTTACTACAATGAGAAGAATGCAGGAGCACGGGTGTATTCCTGATATCAACTCATACAATATTATCTTGAATGGGCTGGCAAAAGTAGGTGGACCTCATCGCGCAATGGAGATGCTTTCTAACATGAAACAGTCTGCAATAAGACCTGATGCTGTCTCTTATAATACTGTCCTTGGTGCCTTGAGTCATGCTGGCATGTTTGAGGCGGCAGCAAAGTTGATGAAAGAGATGAATACGTTGGGGTTCGAGTATGATCTTATTACATATTCATCTATACTTGAGGCTATTGGAAATGTTGATCATGCATAA